A region from the bacterium genome encodes:
- a CDS encoding helix-turn-helix domain-containing protein, producing MKSKCSTDTEMNNRTFSLRYALLPCPCSPKGLGVEIIASSIGKSVRTIENWFQQYRVKGIDSLNSFSYKPKQAFLNKEQIEQLTTWVKRENPAKVKQIKAYIKEHFGVDYSVEAVRQSLHKHGLELLRPKLIPGDPPSEEEQREFIEKYHTMKSSSESGTVTLFIDGMHLIHQLIAGLCWGDPLDPPVMETNTGRKRLNILGAV from the coding sequence CGCTCTATTGCCCTGCCCATGCTCGCCCAAGGGGTTAGGTGTTGAGATCATTGCCTCTTCAATTGGCAAGTCAGTGAGAACCATTGAGAACTGGTTTCAGCAATATAGAGTGAAAGGAATCGACAGCTTAAATTCTTTCAGCTACAAGCCCAAGCAAGCATTTCTTAATAAAGAGCAAATCGAACAGTTAACCACATGGGTAAAAAGAGAAAACCCTGCAAAGGTTAAGCAAATCAAAGCCTATATCAAAGAGCACTTTGGTGTAGACTATAGTGTTGAAGCCGTAAGGCAATCGCTCCATAAGCATGGACTGGAATTACTCCGCCCTAAACTTATCCCTGGCGATCCTCCCAGTGAGGAGGAGCAGAGAGAATTTATTGAAAAATATCACACTATGAAGTCCTCCAGCGAATCCGGAACCGTGACCTTATTTATCGATGGCATGCATTTGATTCATCAGCTCATTGCCGGTCTTTGCTGGGGAGATCCCCTTGATCCACCAGTGATGGAAACCAATACTGGTCGCAAGAGACTGAATATCTTAGGGGCTGTCTGA
- a CDS encoding porin family protein codes for MKGILKVLGAGILSVVMIIFFSMPSLAQAPATRKLRINMQVDVANEKFDYDSGGELKLTGYDILGGAGFFMGGMFEVGPEISYGQSKIETSNGGHDEAKFTDYALGARVNAHFNPTGKVCPYIGANLAFANREYEYEQPVRYSTDDSTFLYGAQAGLDYFLADSVSINPELRYTMGKFSFDGDDADYTNLSLMIGFAVHM; via the coding sequence ATGAAAGGAATTTTGAAGGTGTTGGGAGCAGGTATTTTATCTGTAGTGATGATCATTTTTTTCTCCATGCCATCACTGGCTCAAGCTCCGGCTACCCGGAAGCTGAGGATAAATATGCAGGTTGATGTGGCTAATGAAAAGTTTGATTATGATTCTGGTGGTGAGTTAAAACTTACCGGATACGATATACTGGGTGGAGCTGGTTTTTTTATGGGCGGTATGTTTGAGGTTGGCCCTGAAATCTCTTATGGACAATCTAAGATAGAGACCAGTAATGGTGGTCATGATGAAGCGAAGTTCACTGATTATGCGCTCGGTGCAAGGGTCAATGCACATTTTAATCCCACCGGCAAGGTATGCCCCTATATCGGAGCAAATCTGGCTTTCGCTAACCGGGAATACGAATATGAACAGCCGGTCAGATATTCAACTGACGATTCCACATTTTTATATGGAGCCCAGGCAGGCTTGGATTACTTCCTTGCCGACAGCGTTTCCATCAATCCGGAACTCCGGTATACCATGGGCAAGTTTAGCTTTGACGGGGATGATGCGGATTATACCAATCTTTCTCTGATGATCGGTTTTGCTGTCCATATGTAA